The proteins below are encoded in one region of Saccopteryx leptura isolate mSacLep1 chromosome 1, mSacLep1_pri_phased_curated, whole genome shotgun sequence:
- the XNDC1N gene encoding LOW QUALITY PROTEIN: protein XNDC1N (The sequence of the model RefSeq protein was modified relative to this genomic sequence to represent the inferred CDS: inserted 4 bases in 4 codons): MAPVKISHVVSFSSQDPKYPVENLLNPDTQMGPWLSCPQDKSGQLKVELQLERAVPIGYIDVGNCGCAFLQIDVGRSSWSLDRPFVTLLPATMLMSLADSKQGKNRSGVRMFKDDDFLTAASGESWDRLRLTCSQPFARHQSFGLAFLRVCSSLDSFDDPIVDPSASMSSEPSQGSSNAGPSPWMANPSIQRTFFPDPQTSTKEISEVRNILKQLQPGTLGRSALMVLSAARRAPPASVTSPKSNPTEPGPSHPDTAEHRPKMQNSENDTGKTKRQKVQARRLLSNPNSQPNRSRRAKAGQREHRPQAQTRDVPDSGECPICAGSFSIETLPLHAATCGEPSPPHLASPSSSPPSSPSVLRRNCVALTSVPLVSRPQPNWTKVVNKKLKFPPPLLAAIQEGQLGLVPQLLESGRGHRQRVPAGCTGGKDHSWREALDLAILLAREAITCVLLAIVKFDXGQIHEALLVAVDTDQPAGVHRLLXRREQRKGRKVDTRSFSLAFFDSSVDGSXFAPGGTPPTLACQKDLCEIAQLLMEQGHIIAQXHPASCACLECSNAHCCDLLKFSLSRINTYRGIASRAHLSRASEDSVLTAFQLGHELRQAPFMPGA, translated from the exons GATCCCAAGTATCCTGTGGAGAACTTGCTGAACCCAGATACTCAGATGGGACCTTGGCTCAGCTGCCCTCAGGACAAGAGTGGGCAACTGAAAGTGGAACTACAGCTGGAGAGGGCAGTGCCCATTGGCTACATTGATGTGG GGAACTGTGGCTGTGCTTTTCTGCAAATTGATGTGGGCCGTTCTTCCTGGTCCCTGGACAGACCTTTTGTCACCCTGCTCCCTGCCACCATGCTGATGTCCCTGGCTGATTCAAAGCAGGGGAAAAACCGCTCAGGGGTCCGCATGTTTAAAGATG aTGATTTCCTGACTGCAGCCTCAGGTGAGTCATGGGATCGACTTCGCCTCACTTGCTCCCAACCTTTCGCACGTCATCAGTCCTTTGGCCTGGCGTTCCTGCGTGTGTGTTCCTCTCTGGACTCCTTTGATGACCCCATAGTGGACCCCTCAGCCTCTATGAGCTCTGAGCCGAGCCAG gGTTCTTCTAATGCTGGCCCCAGCCCCTGGATGGCTAATCCTTCCATTCAGAGGACATTCTTTCCAGATCCCCAAAC GAGCACCAAGGAAATTTCAGAGGTTAGGAACATCCTGAAGCAGCTGCAGCCAGGGACTTTGGGGCGTTCAGCCCTCATGGTGCTTTCAGCTGCCCGCAGGGCACCTCCAGCCAGTGTAACAAGCCCAAAAAGCAACCCTACAGAACCAGGTCCCAGTCATCCGGACACTGCAG AGCACAGACCAAAGATGCAAAACTCAGAAAATGATACAGGCAAGACGAAAAGACAGAAAGTGCAAGCACGCAG GCTTTTATCCAACCCAAACTCTCAGCCAAACAGGAGCAGGAGAGCCAAGGCAGGGCAGAGAGAACACCGACCCCAGGCACAAACTCGAGATGTCCCGGACAGTGGAGAGTGCCCTATCTGTGCAG GCTCGTTCAGCATTGAGACTCTTCCCCTGCACGCTGCTACGTGTGGGGAGCCCTCCCCGCCTCACCTAGCCTCTCCCTCCTCGTCACCGCCTTCGTCACCATCTGTACT CAGGAGAA ATTGTGTGGCACTAACATCAGTTCCCCTGGTCTCCAGG CCACAACCTAACTGGACCAAGGTTGTGAACAAAAAGCTCAAGTTCCCGCCTCCGCTCCTGGCTGCCATCCAGGAGGGGCAGCTGGGCCTCGTGCCGCAGCTACTGGAATCGGGTCGAGGCCACAGGCAGCGGGTCCCTGCAGGATGTACAGGAGGCAAGGACCACTCCTGGAGGGAAGCTCTCGATCTGGCCATCCTCCTGGCCCGTGAGGCCATCACTTGTGTGCTGTTGGCCATTGTCAAGTTTG TCGGGCAGATCCATGAGGCACTGCTCGTGGCAGTGGACACGGACCAGCCAGCAGGGGTGCATCGCCTGC GCCGGCGGGAACAGAGGAAGGGCCGCAAAGTGGACACCAGGTCTTTCTCCCTGGCTTTCTTTGACTCATCAGTAGATGGTT GCTTTGCACCTGGTGGCACTCCACCCACCCTGGCCTGCCAGAAGGACTTGTGTGAGATAGCACAGCTTCTTATGGAGCAGGGCCACATCATCGCCC CCCACCCAGCTTCCTGTGCCTGCCTCGAGTGCAGCAATGCCCACTGCTGTGACCTGCTGAAGTTCTCCCTGTCCCGCATCAACACCTACCGTGGCATTGCCAGCAGGGCCCACCTCTCACGGGCCAGTGAGGACTCCGTGCTGACTGCCTTCCAGCTCGGCCACGAGCTCAGGCAGGCACCTTTCATGCCAGGGGCTTGA